The Hypomesus transpacificus isolate Combined female chromosome 3, fHypTra1, whole genome shotgun sequence genome has a window encoding:
- the uggt1 gene encoding UDP-glucose:glycoprotein glucosyltransferase 1: MVAVGSNEAGFMLRMGLQAALLLSLVSAVTAGGDSKAVTTTLTTKWTSTPMLLEASEFLAEESQEKFWDFVEANQDIEGEHDDTEQAYYELIVKRAGAVLSPVQVNMLKFALSLRAYSSTVNSFQQIASNEPPPGGCSAFFSVHGEKACDAAGLAALLETAPARPKPFLFKGDHKFPASNPEAPVVILYAEIGKREFPSLHQLMLSKANKGLVTYVLRHYLASPSNRRVYLSGYGVELAIKNQEYKAKDDTQVQGAEVNATVFGENDPVDEVQGFLFGKLKTLYPELKEQLKELRKHLVESTNEMAPLKVWQMQDLSFQTAARILAAPPSEALHVMRDLSQNFPTKARSITHTAVNSEIRREMGENQKFFKGTLGLQPGESAFFINGLHIDLDTQDIFSVFEVLRSEARVMEGLRSLHIDTPYIHDILRLNVQPSDSDYAVDIRSPAINWINNLEIDGRYSSWPYNVQELLRPTFPGVIRQIRKNFHNLVIILDPTHENSAELLSVAEMFYSNNIPLRIGLVFVVSDGDDIDGMQDPGVAVLRAFNYITDEVDNQSAFDAIISMFNRVPSGGRLAVGDVVKVLEKRFPYVEVSSILGADSSYDTNRKEARGYYQQTGVGPLPVVMYNGMPYQREQLDPDELETVTMHKILETTSFYQRAVYLGELASDHDVVDFIMNQANVVPRINSRVLSTSRTYLDLSDTNNHFVDAYARFLFLDTKEKSTAVANSMNYMTKKDDGYIRPVTFWVVGDFDQPSGRLLLYDAIRHMKTSNSVRLGMINNPSESPSSEGSRVARAMWATMQTQTANNAKNFITKLTKEETAAALESGAHVTDFAVGGMDVPLFQSVYEGPKLDFLLSHAAYCRDVLKLKKGQRAVISNGRIIGPLDDEEVFNQDDFLLLESIILKTSGERIKDKVEQFGVEEDRASDLVMKVDSLLSSQPKGEARMDHSFSDDRYSAVKIRPKEGEVYFDIVAVVDPVTREAQKLAPLLLVLTQLVNINLRVFMNCQSKLSDLPLKSFYRYVLEPEVVFQADGSLSPGPMARFLDMPHDPLFTLNINTPESWMVEAVRTRYDLDNIYLEEVENMVAAEYELEHLLLEGHCFDVSTGQPPRGLQFTLGTASNPVIMDTIVMANLGYFQLKANPGAWVLKLRKGRSDEIYKIYSHEGTDSQADSDDLIVVLNNFKSRIIKVKVQKKPEMLNEELLSDGSQESDSGFWESLTRGFTGGLKTEESKPEKDDVINIFSLASGHLYERFLRIMMLSVLKNTKTPVKFWFLKNYLSPAFKEFIPHMAEQYGFQYELVQYKWPRWLHQQTEKQRIIWGYKILFLDVLFPLAVDKFLFVDADQIVRTDLKELRDFDLEGAPYGYTPFCESRREMDGYRFWKSGYWASHLAGRKYHISALYVVDLKKFRKIAAGDRLRGQYQGLSQDPNSLSNLDQDLPNNMIHQVPIKSLPQEWLWCETWCDDSSKKKAKTIDLCNNPRTKEPKLQAAVRIVAEWSDLDQEIKRLQTRIQERAASSPTAPQDHTDPHTEL; this comes from the exons ATGGTTGCTGTAGGAAGTAACGAAGCCGGTTTCA TGCTGAGGATGGGGCTGCAGGCAGCCCTGCTGCTGTCACTTGTGTCCGCAGTGACTGCAGGAGGAGACTCCAAGGCTGtcaccaccaccctcaccaccaaaTGGACCTCCACACCAATGCTACTGGAGGCCAG tgagtTCTTGGCTGAAGAGAGCCAAGAAAAGTTCTGGGATTTCGTGGAAGCCAACCAGGACATTGAAGGGGAACATGACG ATACGGAACAGGCCTACTATGAGCTTATTGTGAAGAGAGCCGGCGCCGTGCTCAGCCCCGTCCAGGTCAACATGCTGAAGTTTGCCCTCTCCCTACGAGCCTACTCCTCCACAGTGAACTCTTTCCAACAG ATAGCGTCCAACGAGCCCCCGCCCGGCGGCTGCTCTGCGTTCTTCAGCGTCCACGGAGAGAAGGCGTGTGACGCGGCGGGCCTGGCCGCTCTGCTGGAGACTGCACCAGCACG TCCCAAGCCCTTCCTCTTCAAAGGCGACCACAAGTTCCCCGCGTCGAACCCCGAAGCTCCAGTGGTCATCCTGTACGCCGAGATTGGGAAACGAGAGTTCCCAAGCCTCCACCAGCTGATGCTGTCCAAGGCCAACAAAGGCCTGGTGACATACGTTCTCCGTCACTACCTGGCG TCTCCTAGCAACCGCAGAGTCTATCTGTCAGGGTATGGTGTGGAGCTAGCCATCAAAAACCAGGAATATAAAGCCAAGGACGACACTCAGGTCCAag GAGCCGAGGTGAATGCTACAGTGTTTGGAGAGAACGACCCCGTGGACGAGGTCCAGGGGTTCCTGTTTGGAAAACTCAA aACCCTGTACCCAGAGCTGAAGGAACAGCTGAAAGAGCTGAGAAAGCACCTGGTGGAGAGCACCAATGAGATGGCTCCGCTCAAGGTCTGGCAGATGCAAG ATCTCAGTTTCCAGACAGCAGCTCGTATCCTGGCAGCTCCCCCCTCAGAAGCTCTTCATGTCATGAGAGACCTGAGTCAGAATTTTCCCACTAAAGCCAG GTCCATCACCCACACAGCGGTTAACTCTGAGATTCgcagagagatgggggaaaaCCAGAAG ttcTTTAAAGGGACTTTGGGACTGCAGCCTGGAGAATCGGCCTTCTTCATCAACGGCCTCCACATCGACCTGGACACACAGGACATCTTCAG TGTGTTTGAGGTGCTGCGTAGCGAGGCCCGGGTGATGGAGGGGCTCCGCTCGCTGCACATAGACACGCCCTACATCCACGACATCCTCCGGCTCAACGTCCAGCCCTCCGACTCTGACTACGCCGTGGACATCCGCAGCCCTGCCATCAAC TGGATTAATAATCTGGAGATAGACGGCAGATACAGCTCATGGCCGTACAACGTCCAAGAGCTTCTCAGACCCACCTTCCCTGGAGTCATCAGGCAGATCCGCAAGAACTTCCACAACCTG GTTATCATCTTAGACCCAACCCACGAGAACTCTGCTGAACTCCTGAGTGTTGCCGAGATGTTCTACAGCAACAACATCcctctcag gataGGCCTGGTGTTTGTGGTGTCTGACGGGGACGACATCGACGGCATGCAGGACCCGGGCGTGGCCGTGCTCCGGGCCTTCAACTACATCACTGACGAGGTGGACAACCAGAGCGCCTTTGACGCCATCATATCT ATGTTTAACCGCGTGCCCAGCGGGGGCCGCCTGGCGGTGGGGGACGTGGTGAAGGTGCTGGAGAAGAGGTTCCCCTACGTGGAGGTCAGCAGCATCCTGGGAGCCGACTCCAGCTACGACACCAACAGGAAG gAGGCACGTGGTTACTACCAGCAGACGGGGGTGGGGCCGTTGCCCGTGGTGATGTACAACGGGATGCCCTACCAACGGGAACAGCTGGACCCTGATGAGCTGGAGACGGTTACCATGCACAAGATCTTGGAGACCACCTCGTTCTACCAGAGAGCTGTCTACCTG GGTGAGCTGGCCAGTGACCATGACGTGGTAGACTTCATCATGAACCAGGCCAACGTGGTCCCCCGCATCAACTCCAGAGTCCTCTCCACCAGCAGGACATACCTGGACCTGTCTGACACCa atAACCACTTTGTGGATGCCTACGCCCGTTTCCTGTTCCTGGACACCAAAGAGAAGAGCACGGCCGTGGCTAACAGCATGAACTACATGACCAAgaaag ATGATGGCTACATCCGTCcagtcacgttctgggtggtggGAGACTTTGACCAGCCGTCTGGACGCCTGCTCCTATACGACGCCATCCGACACATG AAAACCAGTAACAGTGTCCGCCTGGGCATGATCAACAACCCGTCGGAGAGCCCGTCCAGCGAGGGCAGCCGCGTGGCGCGGGCCATGTGGGCCACCATGCAGACCCAGACCGCCAACAACGCCAAGAACTTCATCACCAAGCTGACCAAGGAGGAGACGGCCGCAGCGCTGGAGAGCGGCGCCCACGTGACGGACTTCGCCGTGGGG gGAATGGATGTGCCGTTGTTTCAAAGTGTGTATGAGGGCCCTAAATTGGACTTCCTGCTATCCCACGCTGCCTACTGTCGAGACGTGCTCAAACTTAAGAAGGGCCAGAGGGCGGTCATCAGCAACGGAAGG ATCATTGGTCCACTGGATGACGAGGAGGTCTTTAACCAGGATGACTTCCTCCTATTGGAGAGCATCATTCTTAAGACATCTGGAGAGCGAATCAAGGACAAAGTCGAGCAGTTTGGGGTGGAGGAAGACAG ggCCAGTGACTTGGTGATGAAGGTGGATTCCCTGCTGTCATCCCAGCCCAAAGGAGAAGCCAGGATGGATCATTCCTTCTCAGACGACCGCTACAG TGCTGTGAAGATCCGGCCCAAGGAAGGGGAGGTATACTTTGACATTGTAGCCGTGGTTGACCCAGTTACCCGGGAGGCCCAGAAACTTGCTCCTCTCCTATTG GTGTTGACGCAGCTGGTGAACATCAACCTGCGTGTCTTCATGAACTGTCAGTCCAAGCTCTCAGACCTGCCACTCAAAAG TTTCTACCGCTACGTGCTGGAGCCTGAGGTGGTGTTCCAGGCGGACGGCAGCCTGTCTCCAGGGCCCATGGCCAGGTTCCTGGACATGCCCCACGACCCCCTCTTCACCCTCAACATCAACACCCCCGAGAGCTGGATGGTGGAGGCCGTCAGGACACGCTACGACCTGGACAACATCTacctggaggag gtggagAACATGGTGGCAGCAGAGTACGAGTTGGAGCACCTGCTCCTGGAGGGGCACTGTTTCGACGTGAGCACGGGCCAGCCCCCGCGCGGCCTGCAGTTCACCCTGGGGACCGCCTCCAATCCCGTCATCATGGACACCATCGTCATGGCTAACCTG ggttACTTCCAGCTGAAGGCCAACCCTGGGGCCTGGGTCCTCAAGCTGAGGAAAGGGCGCTCCGATGAAATCTACAAGATCTACAG tcacgaaGGCACAGACTCCCAGGCCGACTCGGACGACCTCATCGTGGTACTAAACAACTTCAAGAGCAGGATCATCAAAGTGAAG gtccaGAAGAAGCCAGAGATGCTGAACGAGGAGCTGCTGAGCGACGGGTCCCAGGAGAGCGACTCAGGCTTCTGGGAGTCCCTCACCAG gGGGTTCACAGGTGGGTTGAAGACAGAAGAGTCCAAGCCGGAGAAGGATGATGTCATCAACATCTTCTCGTTGGCGTCGGGACACCTGTACGAAAGGTTCCTGAG GATCATGATGCTGTCTGTGTTAAAGAACACCAAAACTCCTGTCAAGTTCTGGTTCCTGAAGAACTACCTGTCCCCTGCGTTTAAg GAGTTCATCCCTCACATGGCTGAGCAGTATGGCTTCCAGTATGAGCTGGTTCAGTACAAGTGGCCGCGCTGGCTCCACCAGCAGACTGAGAAGCAGAGGATCATCTGGGGCTACAAGATCCTCTTCCTGGATGTGCTCTTCCCCCTCGCCGTGGACAAGTTCTTGTTTGTGGACGCCgaccag ATTGTGCGCACGGACCTGAAGGAGCTGAGGGACTTTGACCTGGAGGGGGCGCCCTACGGCTACACCCCCTTCtgtgagagcaggagagagatggacggCTACCGCTTCTGGAAGTCGGGCTACTGGGCCAGCCACCTGGCCGGACGCAAGTACCACATCAG tgcTCTGTATGTGGTGGACTTGAAGAAGTTCCGTAAGATAGCAGCAGGAGACCGTCTCCGAGGGCAGTATCAGGGGCTCAGCCAGGACCCCAACAGCCTGTCCAACCTCgaccag GATCTGCCCAACAACATGATCCACCAGGTGCCTATCAAGTCTCTGCCCCAGGAGTGGCTGTGGTGTGAGACCTGGTGTGACGACTCGTCCAAGAAGAAGGCCAAGACTATAGACCTG TGTAACAACCCCAGGACCAAGGAGCCTAAGCTGCAGGCAGCGGTGCGCATCGTAGCAGAGTGGAGCGACCTGGACCAGGAAATCAAACGACTGCAGACCAGAatacaggagagagcagcaagCAGCCCGACAGCACCGCAGgaccacacag ACCCTCATACTGAGCTGTGA